One Glycine soja cultivar W05 chromosome 2, ASM419377v2, whole genome shotgun sequence genomic region harbors:
- the LOC114385746 gene encoding mediator of RNA polymerase II transcription subunit 25-like, producing the protein MAEKQLIVAVESTAAMGPYWNTILMDYLDKMIRCFGGNDSTGQKFSASNVEFALVTYNTHGCYSSCLVQRSGWTRDPDVFFSWLSSIPFNGGGFNDAAIAEGLSEALMMLWNSQSGAPNQQSVDMHKHCILVAASNPYPLQTPVYVPRPQNLEQSETIDSDSGSHLYDAEAVAKAFPQFSISLSVICPKQLPKIKSIYNAGKRNNRAADPPLEAKTPHFLILISEGFREARGALSRSGITSLPSNQSPVKVDAVSVTPVTGAPPTSMPVNGSIPNRQPVPAGNVAPATVKVEPVPVTSMVSGPAFPHNSSVPRATSTSQGVPSLQTSSPSSVSQDIITNNETAQDTKPTVSMLPLRPVNPVQANVNILNNLSQARQVMNSAALSGGTSMGLPSMGQTPVAMHMSNMISSGMTSSVPAAQNVFSSGQSGITSMTSSGPLTVPAQVGQNSGLGSLTSNTSNLSSSSNIGISQPLGNLQGVVSIGQQVSGMSQGNLSGAQMVQGGVSMNQNVMSGLGQSVVSSGTGTMIPTPGMSQPVQSVMQPLVNNAAANMPLSQQTSGGMQSAQSKYVKVWEGSLSGQRQGQPVFITKLEGYRNSSASETLAANWPPVMQIVRLISQDHMNNKQYVGKADFLVFRAMNPHGFLGQLQEKKLCAVIQLPSQTLLLSVSDKAFRLIGMLFPGDMVVFKPQLSSQQQQQMQQQHQQMQNQQQHLPQLQQQQQLPHMQQQQLPQLQQQQQQLPQLQQQQQLPQLQQQQQQLPQLQQQQQQLPQLQQQQQQLPQLQQQQQQVQQQQLAQLQQQQLPQIQQQQQLPQLQQLPQLQQQQQLPQLQQLQPQQQQMVGSGMGQAYVQGPGRSQLVSQGQVSSQGATNIGGGGFMS; encoded by the exons ATGGCGGAGAAACAGCTCATCGTTGCAGTCGAAAGCACCGCTGCTATGGGACCCTATTGGAACACCATTCTAATGGATTATCTCGATAAGATGATCAG GTGTTTCGGTGGAAATGACTCAACTGGACAG AAATTTTCTGCTTCCAATGTGGAGTTTGCTCTAGTCACCTATAATACTCACGGATGTTATTCTA GTTGCCTTGTGCAACGGTCTGGTTGGACCAGAGACCCAGATGTTTTCTTCTCGTGGCTATCATCTATACCCTTTAATGGTGGTGGTTTTAATGATGCTGCAATTGCTGAAGGGCTTTCTGAAGCTCTGATG ATGCTCTGGAATTCTCAAAGCGGAGCCCCTAATCAGCAGAGTGTGGATATGCACAAGCATTGTATCCTTGTTGCAGCAAGTAATCCCTATCCGTTGCAGACACCAGTTTATGTTCCGCGACCACAGAACCTAGAGCAGAGTGAAACCATTGACTCAGACTCAGGGAGCCATTTATATGATGCTGAAGCTGTAGCTAAAGCATTTCCTCAg TTTTCTATTTCTCTGTCAGTCATCTGCCCAAAACAACTTCCCAAAATTAAATCCATCTACAATGCG GGAAAACGAAATAATAGAGCAGCTGATCCACCACTTGAGGCTAAAACGcctcattttcttattttaatatcaGAAGGTTTCAGGGAAGCCCGGGGTGCTTTGAGTCGTTCTGGGATCACAAGTTTGCCTTCAAATCAAAGTCCTGTTAAAGTAGATGCTGTTTCTGTAACACCAGTTACAGGGGCACCCCCAACTTCTATGCCAG TTAATGGATCTATTCCAAATCGGCAACCAGTTCCTGCTGGGAATGTGGCCCCTGCTACTGTAAAAGTG GAGCCAGTGCCTGTAACCTCCATGGTATCTGGACCGGCTTTTCCTCATAATTCGTCAGTTCCTCGTGCTACTAGTACTAGTCAAGGAGTTCCAAGCTTGCAGACGTCTTCTCCATCTTCTGTTTCTCAAGATATTATAACAAATAATGAAACTGCACAGGATACAAAGCCTACAGTGTCAATGCTGCCCCTTCGTCCAGTGAATCCTGTTCAAGCAAATGTGAACATTTTGAACAATCTCTCTCAAGCACGACAGGTGATGAACTCTGCTGCCTTAAGTGGTGGAACCTCTATGGGACTTCCGTCAATGGGTCAGACTCCTGTTGCCATGCACATGTCAAACATGATATCTAGTGGGATGACATCTTCTGTACCTGCGGCTCAAAATGTATTTTCATCTGGACAGTCAGGAATAACATCAATGACTAGTTCTGGACCTCTTACTGTTCCTGCACAGGTTGGACAAAATTCAGGTCTCGGTTCATTAACTTCGAACACTTCTAATTTGTCTTCAAGTTCGAACATTGGGATTTCACAACCATTGGGTAATCTTCAAGGGGTTGTTAGTATTGGACAACAGGTGTCCGGTATGAGCCAAGGAAACCTTTCAGGGGCCCAAATGGTGCAAGGTGGAGTTAGCATGAACCAAAATGTAATGAGTGGTCTTGGTCAATCAGTTGTTTCTTCTGGGACTGGCACGATGATTCCTACTCCAGGAATGTCTCAACCAGTACAATCAGTTATGCAACCACTTGTGAACAATGCCGCAGCTAATATGCCTTTGTCACAACAGACATCAGGTGGTATGCAATCGGCACAATCCAAATATGTGAAGGTCTGGGAG GGAAGCTTGTCTGGACAAAGACAAGGACAGCCAGTATTTATCACCAAACTTGAA GGTTACAGGAATTCTTCCGCCTCTGAGAC ACTTGCAGCAAACTGGCCCCCTGTAATGCAAATAGTTCGGCTTATATCTCAGGACCACATGAATAACAA ACAATATGTAGGAAAGGCAGATTTCCTAGTTTTTCGGGCAATGAACCCACATGGATTTCTTGGTCAGCTGCAGGAAAAGAAGCTG TGTGCAGTTATTCAATTACCATCACAGACGTTGCTACTATCTGTTTCTGACAAAGCCTTCCGCTTGATTGGGATGCTTTTTCCTGGG GATATGGTTGTATTTAAGCCGCAATTGTCGAGtcagcagcagcaacaaatGCAGCAACAACATCAGCAGATGCAAAACCAACAGCAGCATCTTCCGCAGTTGCAACAACAGCAGCAGCTACCTCACATGCAACAACAGCAACTTCCTCAGCTccaacaacagcagcaacaacttCCTCAGctgcagcagcagcaacaacttCCTCAgctgcagcagcagcagcagcaacttCCTCAGCTccaacaacagcagcaacaacttCCTCAgctgcagcagcagcagcaacaacttCCTCAGCTgcaacagcagcagcaacagGTCCAGCAGCAGCAGCTTGCGCAGCTGCAACAGCAGCAGCTTCCGCAAATCCAGCAACAGCAGCAGCTACCTCAACTTCAACAACTCCCACAACTACAGCAACAGCAGCAGCTTCCGCAGTTACAGCAACTGCAGCCGCAGCAGCAACAGATGGTTGGGTCAGGAATGGGTCAAGCCTATGTTCAAGGCCCCGGGCGGTCACAGCTGGTTTCGCAGGGACAAGTTTCATCACAGGGAGCAACAAACATAGGTGGAGGGGGCTTCATGAGTTAA